CACGATTCTCATGCATGATTTTCTATAAGTGCATCTTCTGGAGATAATGCTCATCTCTTCCTTAAGTTGTATTTCTTTCAAAGGATGCCTATTTTTTCCTCATGCTTGCAGCTCTGCCAGAAAGGAATCAAGGTGACTGTTGTTTGTCCTGGACCGATAGAGACATCCAATGGATCTGGAGCAACAACATCAACGAAAAGAAGCTCCTCAGAGGTGATTTTGCACTATTCCTAGATTTTGCGGACAGAATAGGAGCACTTGTTATTGATACAGCTCTCAAATTCTTCGGCCAAGGACGATTCCAAATGTTTACTTGCTTTCATTAGTCAACTGCAACTTTCTAATGAGCAAATCACTCATGATTTATGCCTTCTTTCCTATTTCAAGGGTGTGATGAACTTATAAGTTGCCAACTAGAGGCTGATATACATGCAGCGGGTGTTACTCTTATTGCCAAGTTATCAAAAGCAGGGCAGCTGCTTCGCTTGTGTCCAGTTGAAAGCTCTGTAGcatccattgaagaagaacttttCCATGGACTGGCCATATTTTTgcaaagaagtagaaaaatctagAGCAAAGAACATATTTAGCACTTATCATGTAACCCACCAAAACATGATTGCGTTGCTGGCAGAACTGAGAGTTGTCTTGTGATACCGTGAACAGCTCTTAAGAGATATTTATAGCCAGgagaacagagaaaagaaattaatgacTCCAAAAACAGAACCTTAATATGGGAAACTTTTCTTAATAGATTACTTCCAGTTTTGGTGGTGGATGTTCTCAATATTACTACGAAAATGCCTCCTTGCCATCAGCAAAACAGTAGTTTCTGCACTTTTTGAGCTGGGCAGAAGAGAATCTGCCACTCAGCAATGTTACTATTCTCTTCATTCGTCAATGCCTAAAAATTGTTAAATCAACCTACTATGACAtagtttctctttctttggtcATGTTCATGGCTTCTGTTGTATCATTTGTTTTCTGCCTTACCTCTACCTCTTCGTACTTACAGAAGCGTGTGTCATCTGAAAGATGTGCTGAATTGACGATAATTGCAGCCTCTCATGGCTTAAAGGAAGCTTGGATCTCATACCAGGTTGGTCTTgcctatgcttttttttttttttttttttttcggacttAGAACTTCCCAGCTTCATCATCTCATTTTTTGGATTATCCTCCATTTTTGTAATACATCTTGTTTGTTTTGTATGTTCTCTTTATTTTCAACGTCATGCTCTAACCTCTCTCAAGAGTTGAGAAGTTTCCTGCAGAACGCTTGTCAAATTAATAATGTGCAAGATCTGTCttggaaatggaaaatgacCCAATTGTGATGTTACTTCAAAAACTTTATGCTTGAGGAATGAAGTCCTATAAAATGTCAGCATTCAGCGGTGCTTCTCTCTTATTTTCGTGTTAAGACACTTTTGCAACTTAGCATTTGATAAATCCAAGATATCAACAATTTCCTGGATATTATTGAAAAGAATATTTGACTGCTGAATGACCACACTTTAAAGAGTTGGAAGGCAATGGGATTCAATTTGACAGTTTCATTGGGCAGGTCCTCTTCAATAGTAGGAGTGCTTCTAAAAGAGTCTCTATCATAAATAGTATATCTTCCATAGCAGATAATTGCTTCTTGTGGCCAACTTTGTGGACTCCATTTGTAACTATGGCCAAGTTGGATCATTGGAGGAAATGCTCTTGAAGAACACTCCTAAGTCCTAATGAACTGGATCAGTATTTCTAGTTTGATGATGTGACGTACTCTCAAAATAGGTAGGAGCTCAGTAGTGAGCCGTGAGTAGCGTATAGTTTGACGAACTATGGTTGCAAATCTATTGTTGCTCTTTTGATGGGCACATACATGCATGCAGATAGTTCCATGCTGAATCTGTCATCCGGTAGAATTGTATGATGCAATGCCTCTCTGTTCTCATTCTCAACTTAACTGCATATATATCTCATGGAGTAAGTGGCTTTCTTGCAGCCTGTACTTGCTGTGATGTATTTGGTGCAGTACATGCCAACAATGGGCTATTTTCTCATGGACAAGGTACTTCCCATGCATTCCCTGATACAGGAATTGTCACATTTAGTTCTAGAAACGAAGGTTTGGTCTTACTTGGTGCTCTTGAAATGCTATGTCTCTCCTGGATACTCTTTTACTAGCCAAAAAGACAATATTCTGGTCTGCCCTTGTGTTTTTGGTCACTCCAATTCATTCTGTCTGAATTCACTGGGGGTTTTTTTGGGTGACAATGATTTCTAGATTGGCGGGAATCGACTAGAAGCAGCTGCTAAAAAAGGCAACACCTATTCTTTGGGGTTgatttttgggaaaagaaagGCAACATGAATCCATCAACTGGCACAGTTCATTTGTCGCGGTACTGTACACATTTCGAGTACTCCTCCCTACGGGCCAAGAGTTGCATTCTGACAGATTAATAATGCTCGCATGAGCTGACTATGAAAGCAGGCACCTGAAATTATAATCACTTTGACCAATttgtaatatgtcaattttttctATGCAAATTCGGTGACCGTGATTTTTCAGGTGTCCACCTCAATCCCATGAGGCAGCCGtttctgggattgatctcacGCATCCCACAGCAAATTTCCACCACTGTTTCAGTATAGTCCTGTGTAGGGGTAAGCACCTGTCAAAGTAGGCCCCAGAACCGGAACGGATCAATTTTATCCGGTCGTTTCTAGTCCAATTCTAGGGTTTACAGGGTAGATTTCAGGTTCTAAAGATTGAGAACCGATCCCGACaaagtaggtttcaagttccacttTTGGAATCTATCCACCCAAGCACCGCTAACCCCAACTTGCGCACCTTTCAAACTCATCGGGCAAAAGTTTTTGCACTTTCGAGATTATGCCTATTTGTCATACAATACCAAAAGTAACAATCACTTCCCCGAGGCTTCCCCGGCTGAATGGTGTGCTTTGTAGCTTCTAGCAGTGTTTAATCTATCTCCAACTTTGATGAACGCACACACATTTGGCAGACTCTTCAAGAAACGCATTGTTTGATCTCCACCTCCTTCAAAAGAATTCAATTATTTCATGCTGCCCATAGCTCTCAACATTCCATGATAACGTAGCTGAAGATGATATATTGTTTCCAGCTTTTATGGATTAACAGCTTTTAGCGAATAGAAATTTCTGTTGTTGctttactttcattttgcttgatTAATAGATGAGTTGAACACTTCCCAATTGCCTTAATTTTTGTTTGCCTTTTCGCCGTTATGATGCTCTACGATTTTTGCAATAATTGCTATTTGTCTCGATTGTAAATTATGGGGTGTTTTACCAAAGTTCGTCCTTTCAAAGaacaaaatgataaaattgaaaaaaaaaaaaaaagaacaaggaatTGGCCAGTCTTAGATAGACCCTAGGACTAGGCCAGACAATCAGGGTCGTGGCggtaggtttcaggttctaAATATTGAAACCGGTCCCAacaaaaaagtttacaagttcTAGATTCGGAACCTACCCACTACGAAATTGCTCACCCTGAGGAGCATATAGTCTGGTTTTTTAACAGGCAAGGTGACTTAAGTAACATTGCTGTCAATGAATGTTTTCTCTACCCCTTCCGATCCCAGATACCTgaactttgagagagagagagagagagagagagagagagagagagagctctcaaGGCCATCCAACAAAAGCGTAGTTGGCGCTGCTAATGCATGCTAAGAGCCAAAATGTGATGCAACAATTCTTGAAATTGTGACTTGAGGCAGGTAATGTGGACTCAAGTCACTTGTGCTTGTGCTTGTGTAGAATTATCCAAGAAGAAAGCCCAAGGATCCTCTTAAGGCATCGTTCAACTAACGACCAACCTACGTCATGTACATTCTTAGCGGGGAAAGTTCCATGACACAGATGCCCCTTCCCCAAAAAACATGGATCGCGTATTAAAAACAACCCGTGGACCGACTTCATTTGCCATAGAGCATTTTCAACAATGATAACGGTTGAACGCCCGACCGGCCAACTCGAGTGCCATAATAAAAACAACCTACTGACCAACTTCATTCGCTGACATTGACATGCTGTACTTGTATTTGAGGTACGTTTTAATGAACGGATCCAACTCACCGTCCATTACAGATGTGATATCCGATGTCTCGTATCCCGTCCTCACATCCTTGACGAGTTTGTAGGGATGGAATACGTAGTTTCGAATTTGCTGGCCCCACTCAGCCTTGACGGCATCTCCCCGTATTTGCTTGATTTCGGATGCTCTCTGTTCTTCTGCTATAACAAGTAGCTTTGCTTTCAATCGGCTGAGCGCTTTAATCTTGTTTGCTAGCTGGGATCTTTCCTCTGCGTTTGCAGTTACTGAAATATCAGTTCGCTATCAACAGGGAACGAGCTGAGACTTCATGTGGCCACAAATAGAAGTTTGAAGTCCAAAGAGCTCGCCTGACCACTCTCTTAAGAACCGTTGAGACAGTATTTAAAGAAATGAATTACCAAGAGCTTTTTTGCACCTTAGGTGAGGTGAATTAGTTCAAATTTTACTCGAAGATATTTCAGTTGAGAACTATGGAAGAAGAGGACAAATGGACCATAACCAATGTTTTGAAGTTCTAGGGAGCATCAATTCATTGTCCTAGGAAAAAGTGAATATATCCTCCAAAGTACTGTTGAAATAACCTATGCCAAGAAAATCGGCGTTAACAATGGAAAGCAGAACTTAGATATGAACTAGACCTTTGCACTTGACAGTTTCAGATGTGGCGATAGATACCTGTACAGCGAACAGTGACCCCACTGGGTATGTGAGTGATCCGCACTGCCGTTTCTACCTTGTTCACATTCTGGCCACCTTTCCCTCCTGCTCTGGAAAAACTAATTTCCAAATCTTCCTCAGGAATTTCAACATTTAAAGATTCTTCAGGAAGAAGAGGCATAACTTCAACTCCAGAAAAGCTAGTCTGCATGGTTTTCAAGATAGAAAATAGGTAGTAAATCTGCTCTTGTTCTTGAAGGAAAAATGACTAACCGAGAGCACTTTCATAGGTTCCCCAAAAACACGATCTTCACAAACAGTGGGCCATCATAATAATCGATATTACCTGACGAAGACCTTTTGCATTGAATGGAGATTGTCGGACGATCCTGTGAGTCCCCTTTTCACCGGATAGATATCCATATGCATAGCGCCCTTCCACTTCAAGAGTTGCTGACTTGATCCCAGCTTCCTCTCCCATGGATTTCTCAACAACTCTTGTTTTATATCTCTGTTTCTCGCCCCATCTCACATACATCCTGAGAAGCATGTCAGCCCAATCCTGCACTGAAGTCGATCATAATAATTTACAGAAAGAAGAATAGAGGATACCGCAGCTCACATACTAGACAGATTCATGCATTGCTTACGTAAAAGGCAGATTAGCATTCTCAATTCTATTAATTAAATGCTATTTAACATTATTAAACATAGATTTTTAGACATAATGAAAGacactttgagggtcgatcgaTATAGTGCAGACGCGCATGACATGAGACGTGTGGCCACTACGGACCCAATGGACCCACTTCAAAAAGAAAACTGCGTTTGACAAACCATCATATCTAATCATTTAGTTTAGGCTCCAGAAGTATTTTCTACATATTGCACTATTAACGTATTCAATATCCATAACTaaatcaaatcaagaatttACCCTATGGCATGTGGGTGATGGTAGAGAATCATGTAAACACTAAGCCAACAGAAGAAAAGGCTTCACACCGTTTCTTCAAAGGACGGCTAATCCTCAGCAATAGGAAGCCTTCAGAAATATTCGCATATAGACTAAAATTAACTGCATCACCAAGGAATAGTTTTCTAAACCTTAATGTTACTTAGCATGTgcttattttatgaaaatgattttcatgaaacgaTTTTCTGAACTTTCATATGTTTGGTTCGCTTAAAGTGGACaatcaaagaaaacaaatttaCGGTCGAGGAAAGGAATAATATATAAAATTGAGGAAAACAGTTTCTCCAtcctaaaaagaagaaattgtccTAAGCTCCTTTTCCACACATATGCTCACACAGAGCCTCAATCTACTCTCTCTCACGCAAAGTTTTATGTGCACTAAGAGATTAAGTTTGTTAATTATCTGCATTATCTAATTTTTTAGGGCATCCTTTTTTAGGTGCCTtattctaaaaatgaaaaaaaataaaaaaaataaaatttgtacttcataaattaaaaaatatctcatATAAACATCTCAATATCATCTTAGTATCGTATATTAGGAACAAAATATGATTATAATAGAcaacaattttgaaataaagatcTAAAAATCGTAAAACTTTTCCAGTCTCACTTTCAAATACACCACCAAACAACTGAAGACCaactattttccttttaattattttcatgaaaaacattttcctccatCAAGACGTTATTCACAAAACAAGCACAACCTTTGTCTCCCAAGGAACTGCCTGTCCCTTATTTACCTGTAGCCACCAATTCTTCATTATCTTATTGAAAGTTCGGAGATTCACATAGGCATTGACTTCACCAGTTAAGTTAACAGGATCTTATTATTACAATTTCAAGAGTTGGGCTAGAATTTCCAAGTGCAAGCCTTTGCTAGATCACATTGCCAGGTCGTTGAGTGTCTCAACAGGAAACCATGTACATCTTCCAACAACTATTGATGCTACCTCAAAGGTCTATGCCCAACAAAAGCAGAACGCCAGAGATGGCATATGAGTTTAGTTACCTGTGCGTCAGTACCACCTGCACCAGCTGTTATATTAACAACAGCACCTTCTTTGTCGTATGGACCAGAGAGGAGTTCAGTTAACTCAAAGCGATCCAATGCCTTGTTTAGCTCTTTGATAATACTGGCAGCCTCTTCAAGAAGTCCCCTATCTTTAGAGTCCATTTCCTCAGTTAACATGACTATAGTTTCTGCCTCTTCAACCTGATTAGGAGTTACGCATTTTAGAGAGCACGTCTTCCAAATGAAAATATCTCCATTTATAGAACATATTTAATTGAAGCTTTTAAGAACGATCTGCATCAAAagggtctcattttcaaatttcactttGATGCTAATGATTAATCAGTATAAGCATAATAGATCATAAGAGGTCAACTCTAGACCTTTTGCGACAATTACACTATATCTACTAAACTGAGAGACAACTTAAGAAGGTCCATATCGCTGCTTAAATTCTCCAAAGGACATCAAAATATGTTGAATCTCCATTATATACTGAAAATAGCTTGACGTAcaaccaattcaatcaatctgcAAGGTCAAACTACAAAATGCCAATTTTCACAAGCTGCTTATCAACAATTGAAGATTTAACCTAACGCGGCTATCAATGATGATGAGGATAATCATCAACAGGGATTGCAAAAATGTTGATTTCTCTCCCAGTTTATCATACTGGGCTACTGATATGTATTACACACGAATATGTACCACAAAAAACCAAAGAGTGGCAACAATACAAATTCCGAAAATGCATGTAGTTCTGCTACGATCGACTCCTGACCCTAAGCTATTTCAAACTTCCGAATTCCACAAACTCATCGGCGAGAATGTGGTCTGCAAAACCAGAGGGAATGTATAACCATAAGTCAAAGAGAAGCTTTCCCTTTAATGGACGCTTGACAGCATGACTACAAAAGACAGCAGAAACACGAAAAGCTTGAATTTGCAGTGGCAGATGGCAAAAGGGTTGATTTTTCAACAATCTAGGTGCTGCGAAATAGATGGTACTCAACACAACAATTCAGTGCTTtacccccaaaagaaaaaaaaacacacgcaCAACAATTCAGTGGAGAAGACAGATATGGGTAGGAGTCCAAACCTGTGTTTTGAAGTCAGAAAGCAGTCTGATCTTGTCTTTGACATCAGTCAATGCCAAGAGGGTTTGGTGAGCTTTAGCACGGTCATCCCAGAAGGAGGCATCAGATGCTTTCACCTCCCAATGTGCCAATTCTTTCTCCAACTGTTGGAGACCCGCAGATGCCCTGATATCCTCGACACGGGCAGATGCAGTTTCCACCTCTCTTCTCAAGGAGTAGAAATCTGAAGGCAAATCATGTAGAGGAAGCCAAAGGAAAGAATGTCACCTCCATTAACTATCcaaacccagaaaaaaaaaaaaaattgtccctCAAAGCAAGAAAAGGACCTTGCATCGCCCAGTCTCTTGAATCGGCTTCAACGCTCTGACTGAGCTGGTCATTAGAGGTCGAGCATACGACCGACCCGACCGAACGGACGCGAGAAGAAGGCGGAAGGAGACAAGCCATTGGGAGTTGGTGAAGACGAAGAGGATGAAGAAAGGGTCGTGCTCGCGGAGGAGAAACAGCTGATGCATTTGAGCAGCAAAAGGGTCGGACCAGAGTCAGACCCTCCATTCTTTCCAACTCCACGAACCAACTGAAACCGAAACTCGGAACTCGAAAATGTCTCTGCTTCTGGATTTATCTATCTACCTATCTGGATTCTGGGTGTGGGAAGCATGACGACGGTGATGATGTTCCATCGTTTATTGGCCAGAAAAGGCTCCACCTTTGTGCACGCTATCTTTTGCCGGTGCATTTCTTTGAAGGCAGAGAACGGGCTGGCGGGACCGGGACTCTGTTTTCTTGGCCCAACTTTATCGTACACGCTTCGAAGCCCGCATATTGAAGCTTTGGCGCGAACAATTCGACAATATTTAGGTACGAGGAAAAATGTCACAATGTGcattaaatcctaaacttttaatttgtccgacgtaattttgaattttagctcaattttTAATGccatccctaaacttttaattcattcaatgtgatccctaaacttttaatgcATACTCAATTTTAtctctaaacttgaattaataaacAAACAACATGAATTAtaaacatatatcaaaagtcCAAGTACCAcattaaacaatttaaaaattcatggatcgcATTTCATGTTTAGATAAAATTTaaagaccatttgtgtcattatccctcaAATACTAGACGCGGGCGTAGAGCAAGTTGGCATAGTCTAGCGCATTTGCGCAAAACTTTTCCGCATTAGATCAACTTTCTGTTATTTACAGTTCAATATGCGTTCGACCACGGCCTTTACAAGCGCAATGTGccacaaaattgacaaaatttagtGCCTAAGATAACGAATAATTTGCCcacatggggaaaaaaaaaacagcagccATGGCCACAACGTGGCAATTAACTTCAAAACGTAGTCAAGAATGCCAATCCACAATAATTGGGGGTTGCATGGCGAAGATTATTTGATTTGTCGACACAAGATGTCGTCAATCGATCTTCATAATCCAGAGATGTTTTCTTTCAAGGACCTGAGGACCTCCTTCGAAGCTAACCGCTTAGCCGTCTTCCTGTCAGCTGCACTCACCGTGTGCTGGTATACCGTCCCTTCAGCGTTGACCTCTATTGTGACAGAAGACGCACCATTGTCACGGGACACGACGGGttttttcaatatgaaattcttcttttggcaaagcTCGCTCAGCTCTCTCACGGGATGCGGCCTCACCGTCAACGGCGTAACCAACGGCTCTAAAAGAGGCATAATACTGTGGAACACTCTTTCCTTGTCGTAGTCTGAATCCACAAGGATTGCCCCCGCCAGGGATTCTATTATATCTCCAAGAACCTGTGGCATCCCAGAAAATCATGTCAATGCCCCATCATGAAGAGTAGGAAATCATACAAACCAATCTCAGAGAAAGCACACGGCTCCGGAATAGACGCAAAACTGAACACGAGTATAGCAGTGCAAGTTACGAGACTAACCTTAGGGAAGGATGTTCCAGATTCCCATCCAAAGGTAGACTCTGCTGACAATTTGTCAAAGTTGTTGACCGTGTTGAAAATGTGCTTGTGCAGCGCGTGCGATGCATGGAGAATGTGCTGATGCAATCCAAACTTTATTGCAGACTGAGCATAACAGTCATTGTTGACAGAAGCAGACCTCAAGTCCGTCAACATTCCTGGGGACAAGCCAGGATACTTTCTGTATTGATAAATCGTGACCAGATAATCTAAAACCGAGTCTCCTAGGAATTCCAATCGCTGCACATAAAGATTCATCAGTCAAGATCTGCACAACATGAAGCTCAGACCAGAAGATAAACTGGATGATTTGTTTTGCCCAGGGCATTCAAAGCAATCTTTCTTTCCACAGGCAAAATCTTTGAATATGACAGTTAGCAATATCAAGGAATATTTACATGTGCAATGGGGACAGAGAGAACCTCTCAACAGCAATGGTATTCAAGTGATAAGATGAGGCCATAAATCACAGGGCACATTCGTTGAGGCAATTCACAGCTAAAGGAGCATCATGAATGCGGGCATTTATCCAGAAGTCTCAATGGAAGGGACAAAATTCCCAGAACACACACCAATATCTCACAATAATGATTTTTTCAAGATTATTCACGTTGAcatgaattaaaagaaaaattgaacaaGCAGCTGCATCATCTGCCATTTGCTTAAAAGTGCCGATGCCAACTTAGAGCACCAATATGAATCCAAGAAGAGTAAACATGGTAGTATTATTGCCAGACTACCTGAGCATGCTAGAGACTTTTCAAAAATACACACTGATTATAAATCGTGAATTCCACAAGAAGTGACTAGTCCGCTGCCTTAACGAATGATAGACGCAAGGTACCAAATATCTGGATAAAGAAGATTCACATTCAAAGTACCTGGTAACATGTTGGGATCTCTGGAAGCATATAGGATCCATGAGTCAGAGCCTCCACCAGCAAAGAAGGGTCACGAAATGAGTACCTCAAAAGGGATTCTATATGCCTGATATTAATGAGCTTCTCTGGATTTACATGAAAATTTCTCTTGTACGGCTTGATGCCAAAGTCCACTTCGATACCAAGCCAACGCATAAATAACATGCCAGCAATTTCACCACCAGCACTGACGTAAGCACCGATAAGTGCCTCAACAACGTCGGcaaccttctttctttttatatttcttcTCTCCAGAGTGTacatttttcttgctttcgGGAGCAACTCCACACATAGTGTCAGTCCTCTAGATTTATCACCCGGAATGACCCATTTGTTAGGATCAAAGGGTTCGTTACGTATAAAACCCTGTAGTCAAAAATATTAAACAGAGCAGAATTAGCATGGGAAATAGCTAGATGAATTGTTGCCCAAAGAATGACGTGAAAAGTatctttagaaaaatcattagaAGAGCACTATGTTTCTAGGGCTTTCAACTAGCTCACTGGGAATTGAAGCAAAACAAAGTTTGGGgaacgaaaaaagaaagtttgggCAAAGgaaaatcatcattttatcTTCCCCTATTTCCAAATCAAGcatttcttgtaatttttaaCACTCCACTCTCAGTATCTTGAGAAATACTATTGTTTGTTAGCTAAAATCACCATAATAAAATCGTAGAACCGCTGAACTTTCTTTGGACAAGCAGAATGACTACCAGGCCAGAATCTAATTTGTAGTTTTCCAGAATCCTATCAGTCAGTTTCCCCTAGAATATTTCTCCCAGTCAACGGAAAAGCAAGCAACCCATACAACCCAAATAAATTGGTTCAAATGTGCTTCTTTCTTTATAGGGAAATGAGAAATATGTTGCAGAAAAGTGATGAAAGAGAGACAAATTAATTTAGCACATAGAGAAATAAGATGCATCAAATTCTTGAAGCCATAACCGCAAGAACCTGACAAAATGATACAGAAGACAGTACCGGCAGTTTGCAGTCGCACCCTAACTTGCAAAGTGTCTCATTAGAAATCAGTTTATCTTTCTTGGCACTTAACAAGCCTTCATGATGACTCTGGTATGTCTTGAATAATTGTTGACAAACAGCATACTTGAGGAAAGAGTCTCCTAGAGTTTCCAAAGATTCCAAATGGTATCTCTCTTGGCACCTCTTTGTAGTAAGTGCTTCGAGGACCTACAACACAGAGAATGACAGTCGACCTACATTCTCTTGACATACAAAACAACCAGAGCAAGGAGAGATCTACATGGCACACAGCTGCTTTATGTTATCAGATTGAACTGCTATAGACGACTAATCATGATATTACCTTCTTGTTCTCGTACAAAATGGACATGCCAAATAGAAAGAAGCCAGTGTGATGCAAAAACTACTAGAAATTTAGGACTACATGGCTGATATAGATGCATTGTCTatctgaaaaaacaaaaacccatAAGACATCAACTAAAAGACTCATAGATAAACTATCGTTATATTTACTCTGAAAACACAGTCCTTTTCAGTCAAGTAAAGTACAACACTATTTCAGGCTTC
The genomic region above belongs to Rhodamnia argentea isolate NSW1041297 chromosome 6, ASM2092103v1, whole genome shotgun sequence and contains:
- the LOC115748368 gene encoding peptide chain release factor PrfB1, chloroplastic, which codes for MEGLTLVRPFCCSNASAVSPPRARPFLHPLRLHQLPMACLLPPSSRVRSVGSVVCSTSNDQLSQSVEADSRDWAMQDFYSLRREVETASARVEDIRASAGLQQLEKELAHWEVKASDASFWDDRAKAHQTLLALTDVKDKIRLLSDFKTQVEEAETIVMLTEEMDSKDRGLLEEAASIIKELNKALDRFELTELLSGPYDKEGAVVNITAGAGGTDAQDWADMLLRMYVRWGEKQRYKTRVVEKSMGEEAGIKSATLEVEGRYAYGYLSGEKGTHRIVRQSPFNAKGLRQTSFSGVEVMPLLPEESLNVEIPEEDLEISFSRAGGKGGQNVNKVETAVRITHIPSGVTVRCTEERSQLANKIKALSRLKAKLLVIAEEQRASEIKQIRGDAVKAEWGQQIRNYVFHPYKLVKDVRTGYETSDITSVMDGELDPFIKTYLKYKYSMSMSANEVGQ